The DNA region TCCGAAGCCACCGGAGCCACGGTGGACTGGGACGGCGCCCAGGGCCGGGTGATTATCACCACTAAGGCGACCATGGATCAAGCCCAAATAGACAAGATTAAACAGGAAAGCTACCAGCAAGGGTACGCAGCGGGGGAACTGAACGGTTACGTCAAGGGCCTGCAGGAAGGCCGTGCTCAGGTGGAGGACAAGGCTAAGAAGGAAGAGGACTACGACAGAGGTTACGATGACGGCTATGACGCCGGGGAAGATGACGGCTATGACGCCGGGGTAGACGATGCGGAAGACGGGAAAAAGAGTAATTGGAAGAATGCTATCTCCAGTGACAGCAGTATTTCCAAGACTTACAAGCTGAGCAATAAGAGCGATGATTACGCCGATGGTTTCCTGGATGGGTATAAAGATGGCTTTAAAGAAGCTTATGAAGAGGGCTATGATTATACCATGGGATATTGGGATGGCTATGATGTAGGTTTTGACGACGCAGATTACTATAGCTCACTACCTAAAGACAAGGACATTATCGCTGATTACAAGAGCGAATTCAATTTAGGGAAAAAGAGCGATGCCTATGTAGACGGGTTTGTCGACGGGTTTAGAGACGGTTATAGAAAAGCAACGAAATAAATAAAAGCGGACAGGAAAAAGAGTGGTGGACAGCCACTCTTTTTTAACAGGTATTTTAGGTATGGAATATGATTATGAAAAAGGAAGTAAAGCAGGTGAACAGTCATGTCCGTACCGGAACAAAACCTGCTCCCGCCCTGTGCCTCAGGCCGCTATTACCGGGTGAAGGCGGGAGAGACTTTAACAACCATTGCCTCCAGGGTGGGCATTTCATTGGATGAGTTGGTCAGCCTCAATCCCCATGTGGATCCCCTTAACCTCCAGCCGGGACAGTTTCTCTGCCTGCCGGGGGAGACCCCCTGCCCCTCCGGCCTGTACTGGGAAGTGGCCCCGGGGGACACCTTTTATAAAATCGCCAGGGAAATAGGGACCACCGTGGAGAGGCTAATAGAACTCAACCCCTTTGTGGATCCCCATAACTTACAAGTGGGACAGCTTTTATGCCTGCCCGAGTCCTAGAAACGCCGGAAGTTTATAAGTTTAACAGGAGAAAGGAAATATCATCCTGGGGTTTGCAGCTGTTGATCTTAGCCAGCAGGGAGAGGTGAAACTCTTCCTGGTCTGATAGGAGGAGCATTTCTTTCAGCTCTTGCTCATTGAGAATGTCAAACAGCCCGTCGCTGTACAGCAGCAGGGAATCCCCGGGCTGGTAAAAAGCAATGCCTTTTTCAAAGGTGATGCCGGTGCTGATGCCCAGGGGCATCCCCTGGCTGGGGAGCTGCCGGACGCGGCCCCGGGATTTGAGCAAGCAGGGAGGATGCCCGGCACCGGCAAAGCTGATCTTTTCCTCCTCGATTTTGGTGCAGATGGCCGTGACATAGTAAGCCGTGTCTTCATTGGCCAGCAAGCTGCACAGTTTCCGATTCAAGCGGTCCAGCAAAAGGGCCGGGTCCTGGCACTTCTTATCAATCAATGCTTTGACTGCCGTGGCAATTAAAGCGGCGGAAGGGCCGTGCCCCGCCGCATCGGCCAGCAAAGCCCAGCGGCTGTCTGGTTGTTCCCAGGTTTCAATCAGGTCACCGCCCACCGGGCGGCAGGGCCGGTAGAACAGCTTATCCTGGGGCTGCAGGTGGTTTTCCGCGAAAAACAGGTTTTCCTGTACTCGCCTGGCAAAAACCAGTTCATTGTACAAGTTGGCATGCAGTTCCCGGATTTTCAGCATGTTGCGCACTTTGATCATTAGTTCAATGGTGTCCACCGGTTTGGACAAAAAATCATCAGCCCCGGCCCGCAGCCCTTGCAGCTTGCTCTGCCGGTCATTTAAGGCCGTAATCAGGATCACGGGCAGGAAAGGTTCCTGCCATTTCTTTTTCACATAGGAACAAAAACTAAACCCGTCTTCGCCGGGCATCATCACATCCAACAGGATTAAATCCGGTTTTTCTTTGTAAATCAGCACCCTGGCTTCGCCGGCACTGGCCGCTTCCAGCACGGTGTATTTCTCCTTCGTTAAAAAGCCGACCAGCAGTTCCCTACTGAGACGGTCATCATCCACTACTAGGATTTTCTTCCCCATTCATAACGCCCTTTCTAATCCAGACTCTCCCACTCCCGAATTTGCATCGATCGGCTAGCTCATTGAGGATGGACAGGCCCCGTCCCGATTCCGAGCAGGGAACGGTTTCCACGTCAGCGAGAATAGTTTGGCGTCCTTCGTCCGCTACGAAAATAAGCACCATGCTCCGGCTTGGCTTCCACCGCATGCTGAGATAGACTCTTTTATCCGGCTCCCAATTATTGCCGTGGGCGGCGGCGTTGGCCAGCAATTCACAGAGTATGAGGTCAAAATCGAAGTTCATGGAGGTAGGAATCCCCCACTCTTGCAGTACGGCCAATGCCAGGCTTCTGGCTTTTTGTAGCTCCGCTTTGCTGCTCTTGACGGTACAGTACCACTTCATTGCCGGTGCATCTGGTCCAAAGACGGCAGGATGGGCACAATTTGATTGATCCGGGTAATTTCAAAGACCCGGGCGATTTTTGGTTGCGGAGCCACTATAATTAAATCTTTGCCGTTCAGCTTTTTCAGCAAGGAAATGATTACCCCGACACCGGAACTGTCGATCATTTCCAATGCGGACACATCCAAGATCACTTGTTCTTCGTCACCGCGGATTTGCTCTTTAATCTTCTCCTTGGTTTCCGTGGAATTGAAGAAAGTCAGCTCCCCTGACAGGAAGACATATAACTTGTTTTGCCGCCGTTCCACCTGCAGCATATGGTCACCCGCCTCATTTAAACTTTAAAAATAGCTACCGCTTTGGCTAAATCCTCCGTCAAGAGCTTCAGTTTCTGCGCCAGGGCCGCCACCTCGTCCTGGGCCGCCGTTTGCTCCTCTGCCGAGGCGGCCACTTCTTCGGAGCCGGCGGCATTTTCCACAATGCTGTCCGTCATGGCTTCCACCAGGGATGCCAGTGCGGTACCGTTGTTTTCCAGCACACCGCTCATCTCCAGTAATCGTTCCGCCGCCGCGCGGGAATTGACGGCACTGTCCACCAGGGCATTGAGGGACTCTCCCGCCCTTTGGATGATGGCCATTTGCTTGGCAATTTCCTCACTGTTCACTTCCATGGAATTAACGGTCACCGTCGTTTCTGATTGAATGTCCTCAATTAAGCTGGTGATTTTTTCCGCGGCCGCCGCGGATTCCACCGCCAGCTTGCGCACTTCTTCCGCCACTACCGCAAATCCCCGGCCTGATTCCCCGGCCCGGGCAGCTTCAATGGCGGCATTCAAAGCCAAGAGGTTGGTCTGGGAGGCGATGCCGTCAATGATTTCCACGATGGCGGCGATTTCCCCGGAACGCATACCCAATTTTTGGATGGCATCCGTGGCGAAATCCACCGTCTCCGTCACCGACGTTAACTGGGCGATGGCCGCATTGACCGCTTTGTTTCCTTGCTGGGCCATGTGCTCCGCTTGCTTGGCCTGGTCCAAGTTGTTCAGCGCCGTCTCCTTGAGCCCCAAGGCAATGGCTTTGACGCTGTCGGACTGTTCTTTCAGCTTATCGGCCTGCTTGGCCAACCGGTCCCCGCTTTCAGCGATGTTTTGAATGGTCATGGAAATCTGCTCCGCCGCCCGTTTCGTCTCATCCGCGTTGCCGGCCAAAAGCTCGCCGGCTTCGTTGGTATCTTTGGTGGTATGGGCGATATTGGCGATGAGCTGTTTCAGGTTGTGCAGCATGGTGGTGAAGGCATCCACCAGTTCTTTTACTTCCCCTTTGACCCGCAGGGCCGGTATCTGGACGGTCAGGTCTCCCTGGGCCGCCTGCTGGCTGATACCGGCCAGCAGTTTAATCGGGTTGGAGATGGCATTGGCCGTGACATGGGCCAGGAGATTGGCGATGGCCAGCGTGACCAGCAGCGCGGCCAGGATCAACATTTTTACCTGCAGGGCTTTTTCTTGCCCGGACAGCATGCTCTGTTCCGTTTCCTGCCCCACCAGTTCTCGCAGCTGCTCTAAGAGGCCTTTGAGTTCATTGAGGGCCGGGGATACCTGATGGAGGAAGATGTCCTGGGCCCCGGTGAAGTCCCCGGCTTCTGCCAGCTCCCAGACTTGATGGGCGTACCGGTGGATGCGCTGGTGCGGGTCATTAATGGCCGTGTAGATCTCTTCCATGTGGGCCGGCGGGGAAAAGCCGTCGTACCACTTGCCGAAATCACAATCATGGGGCCCCCCCGGCTCCCGCGGCAAGATGTTGGTCAGGAACATGAAATAAAAATCCGTCATGAACTTATCGTGGGCGATTTCCGCCTCCAGCAGCTCTTTATGCAGCAAGGCCTGGGCGTTGACGTCCGCCGCTACACTGTTCATGAAATCGGTGCCCCAGTAGGCGATAATTCCCAAGATTAACATAAACGTAAATACTGTGCCAAATCCGACTAATAAGCGCTTGCGAATCCAGGTCATGTCTGCTCACCCTTTCCATAGCATCGCCAATAGTTGGATTTCTTTGTACGATTTAACCCTATATATTTCGTTTCTTGGTTCCTTTTTCCTCCCCCCGGAGGGAAAAACAAAATAACCCCCGGGGGTATCCCCTGGGGTTATGACAGTCAACGATCAAGGCATATGATGGTCAGCGTTCCGGGCCGGGTAGCCCTTCTCCGGATTGGGCTCGTGAGGATACGGTAACCATGAATTCTTTCAGCCGCGCCAGGTCAGATAAATACACGGATTTGAGCCGGCGGTTGTAGATCACCGCTGCCGGGTGGAAAAGAGGGAAGACCCAAGCCCGGTGCCCCTCGTCAAAGAATGGAGTGCCGTGGAAATCCTTCATGGAACAGTTTTTCCCCAGGAGGCGGCTCAGGGGCACCGTGCCTAAAGTGACGATGATCTCCGGGGAGACCAGTTTGAGCTCCTGTTCCAGCCAGGGACTGCAGGCTTGGATTTCCGAGGCTTTGGGCCGGCGATTGGCATAAGCCCCGTATCTTCCCCTGGCGGAAGGTTTGGTGGGCCGGCATTTCACGGTATTGGTCAGGTAAATCTGTTCCCGGGTCAAGTTGAGGAAGGCCAGGAATTCCTGTAAGTATTCACCTGCTTCTCCGGTAAAAGCTTGTCCCGAAACCATGTCTTCATGTCCCCCGGGGGCCTCCCCCAAAAGGAGCAGTTTCGCCTTGGGATCCCCTTCCCCAATAACTACCCGGGTCCTGGTCTGCCATAATGAGCAGTTTTGACACCGGGCTAGCTGCTGTTGCAGTTCTTTTAACGACAAATCCACAAGCTTCATCCTTCCGGGTGTTTTTTAGATCTATTCCACCGGCCGGGGAGAAAAACCTGCCGCGGAACCACAGATTACGCGGGCCTGCCGTCTCAGTTGAG from Clostridia bacterium includes:
- a CDS encoding ATP-binding protein; this encodes MKWYCTVKSSKAELQKARSLALAVLQEWGIPTSMNFDFDLILCELLANAAAHGNNWEPDKRVYLSMRWKPSRSMVLIFVADEGRQTILADVETVPCSESGRGLSILNELADRCKFGSGRVWIRKGVMNGEENPSSG
- a CDS encoding LysM peptidoglycan-binding domain-containing protein, yielding MSVPEQNLLPPCASGRYYRVKAGETLTTIASRVGISLDELVSLNPHVDPLNLQPGQFLCLPGETPCPSGLYWEVAPGDTFYKIAREIGTTVERLIELNPFVDPHNLQVGQLLCLPES
- a CDS encoding uracil-DNA glycosylase; its protein translation is MKLVDLSLKELQQQLARCQNCSLWQTRTRVVIGEGDPKAKLLLLGEAPGGHEDMVSGQAFTGEAGEYLQEFLAFLNLTREQIYLTNTVKCRPTKPSARGRYGAYANRRPKASEIQACSPWLEQELKLVSPEIIVTLGTVPLSRLLGKNCSMKDFHGTPFFDEGHRAWVFPLFHPAAVIYNRRLKSVYLSDLARLKEFMVTVSSRAQSGEGLPGPER
- a CDS encoding STAS domain-containing protein; translation: MLQVERRQNKLYVFLSGELTFFNSTETKEKIKEQIRGDEEQVILDVSALEMIDSSGVGVIISLLKKLNGKDLIIVAPQPKIARVFEITRINQIVPILPSLDQMHRQ
- a CDS encoding HAMP domain-containing protein, with the protein product MTWIRKRLLVGFGTVFTFMLILGIIAYWGTDFMNSVAADVNAQALLHKELLEAEIAHDKFMTDFYFMFLTNILPREPGGPHDCDFGKWYDGFSPPAHMEEIYTAINDPHQRIHRYAHQVWELAEAGDFTGAQDIFLHQVSPALNELKGLLEQLRELVGQETEQSMLSGQEKALQVKMLILAALLVTLAIANLLAHVTANAISNPIKLLAGISQQAAQGDLTVQIPALRVKGEVKELVDAFTTMLHNLKQLIANIAHTTKDTNEAGELLAGNADETKRAAEQISMTIQNIAESGDRLAKQADKLKEQSDSVKAIALGLKETALNNLDQAKQAEHMAQQGNKAVNAAIAQLTSVTETVDFATDAIQKLGMRSGEIAAIVEIIDGIASQTNLLALNAAIEAARAGESGRGFAVVAEEVRKLAVESAAAAEKITSLIEDIQSETTVTVNSMEVNSEEIAKQMAIIQRAGESLNALVDSAVNSRAAAERLLEMSGVLENNGTALASLVEAMTDSIVENAAGSEEVAASAEEQTAAQDEVAALAQKLKLLTEDLAKAVAIFKV
- a CDS encoding fused response regulator/phosphatase — encoded protein: MGKKILVVDDDRLSRELLVGFLTKEKYTVLEAASAGEARVLIYKEKPDLILLDVMMPGEDGFSFCSYVKKKWQEPFLPVILITALNDRQSKLQGLRAGADDFLSKPVDTIELMIKVRNMLKIRELHANLYNELVFARRVQENLFFAENHLQPQDKLFYRPCRPVGGDLIETWEQPDSRWALLADAAGHGPSAALIATAVKALIDKKCQDPALLLDRLNRKLCSLLANEDTAYYVTAICTKIEEEKISFAGAGHPPCLLKSRGRVRQLPSQGMPLGISTGITFEKGIAFYQPGDSLLLYSDGLFDILNEQELKEMLLLSDQEEFHLSLLAKINSCKPQDDISFLLLNL